The genome window ATTTTGTACTGGAGTTTTAAGTAATTATTCTTGTACTAGAATTTAAGTGACTCTTTTACTGGAATCTAGATAACATTTTGGGACACCTTTCTTGAAGACTTAGTGCTAAAATAGCAGTTTCCATCAAAACATGGTGTTTAATTCAAGGACATAGTTGCTACTAGTCAGGACCATTTGATTAAGAAAAAGGGAAGGTAGATTTATCATAGTCGAATACCTTCTCATGCTGCCTCATTCTCCAACTAAGAGGTACATCATCTGCTTTTGTGAATCCTCCCaatggatgaagcagaagaacAGGGTTTTTGTAACCCATCTTGAGGAGGCGTCTGCGTGTGTCTGTCATAAGCAAAGCATGCCCGTTGTGTACTGGATTGCGAAGCTGAAAAGCAAATACTGCATCAGCATTGCGCCTGGCAAACTCTTCACGCAGCTGTGCCGGGGACAGGCGATACTGGTCAAGACCATCATTATACTTGATTGGTTCAATAACTTCCAAGTCCCCACCAATCAACCAGTCGTCAGCATTGGTGATTGCCTCCTCTACATAAGGCAATCCAGGTGCAGTTGTCCCCCATGTCCTTGCTATTCTTTCTTCCTTGTTGTGCTTGTAGATCTCAATGCtgagaaaaagagaaatagtGTTACAGCAGGAAGTGcaaaaaaaacaacaaagtgCAAGATTGTCACTTGTGTCATCAATAGGTAAGGCTTGTTTCTAACAAGAACTGCATAGAATCATTTTCGTTAACAATCAAACGAATATCTAGGTCAAGTGTATGTCTCCTCATGACTTGAGATTACAAAGACGCAGAGATGTACACGACTGATGTTATTACGTCACCTTACACATTTGATAACTACACTTGTAAACTGACATCCGTTTTCATTTCCGATGATTTGACGTAAATAAAAGTTTGTAAAGAAATGACATAAAATTATCTGCCTGACACAAGGTCAGAATATCGCGCGCTACTTTTGAACTCATACCGGCGAAAATagcaaaacaaaatatctaataaAGGATGATCCAAGACTTAGTATAATATGACTGAGGCTGAGCTCCAAGGGTATGCCTATTGGGGTACACAACTACGCATGCCGCAAATCAGCTGATAACGACCAAACATATACAGATATGCTGATATAGTATCAAAATACATTGATGCTCAAGATAAAACCACTTGATGACACAAATTGCAGATAACAACATTTAACTCTATGCCATCATGTGAGCTATCACTGACCAGATTATTGGCAAACAGAATCAGTACTAGAGCAACACGTTTAGGAAAGGCACCTAACACATTCTCGAGTGGGTCAAGCAATGCACCTGATGAAACTGGGAAGCCAAATAGCTTTTAAATCTGTGTATAGCTAAAGAAACTATTCATGAACCTAATTAAACAGAAACGCAGCTTCGCAATTCCAACCCAAACAGCAAAAATTATGTCTTTGGGGCAACCCCACAAAATTATCAGATTCTTAAATGTCTTAATCGATCATCTCCAGCTCACCAATGCATATACGGCATATATACGAAAAgtctaagaaaaaagaaatacgaGGAAGAAGGGGGGATTTTGTCTTACTCGCTGAGGACGGCGACGGGGCGGTCGTGGTCGTCGACGAGCACGACGCGTGTGGCGCCGTCGGCCTGGATGGCCCGGCGCTGGGCGTCGCCGACGGTGAGCACGATGGGGACGGACATGTTGACCATCCTGCCATCCTCGCCGCGGATGGCGTTGAAATGAAGTGCTTGGAGGAACTCGTGCTCGCGCATGAAGCCACGCAGCGGACTCGCCCACCCTTCGCTCAGCACGTGCACCCACTCCTTCTCCACCCGGCCCAGGCGCACGCGGTGcggcagcgccgccgcctcccgccgcaGCGCCGCGCGCCGCCCGCCCTCCTCGGGTGCCACCAGGTCCACCAGCCGGCCCCCGTCGGGCTCGATCAGGCTGGCCCGGCACCGCACCCCGCGCGCCACCGCCTTGGGTCtccccgccaccgccgcgcccgccCGCACCGCGTCCGCACCGGCCTTGGcgacccccgccgccgccacgcccaCCCGCGCCGGCGCCACCCCGGCGCTGTCGCGGCCAGGCCGCGCGAGCCGCGGGAGCGTCGCGAGGAAGGCGGCCTGCGTCGCCATGGCTCAGCTGCTTCTCGATTCGGTGgcacctccccgccgccgccgccgcctccaccaccaccaccaccacctcctcctcctcttataATGCGGGGTGCTTTCGTTTTGCCTCGTTTTGATTTGCGCTCGCGTCGCGAGCTTCGCAGTGGCTGCGGCGTGGATCGCATGGGAGGGCCGGCTCTTATAAAAAGGCTGGGCTGAACCTGGATGGGATTGCGGATTTGCGGGGCGTAGGCCATCGGCGCGATGAACATAGACAGCCGGGCGGGGACCGTGGGGCTGGGCTAATGGGGGTCGATGAGGACGGATCAACGCAGGGGGGTGCGTGCGGTTTGCTTGCCTTTTTGGCGTTTTTTTTAAAGGGTGGTGAGGTTGGATTTGGACCTTCCCGACGTATGAACTTATGTGTCTTTGCCAATGCTAGATTCTCTACGCTGCGATGTTTGTGCTTATCTTTACAGTTAAAAGACGAGTTTCTTCGTGTGGCATCTTTTCTCATGCTCCCCTCCTATCTAATAAATTCTCTTAAAATTctaataatttatcaatttttctAGATAATCTCATAATTTAGCTTCTCTGTATTGTTACCAGCTACAAATATATGAtcttttttattaataaaaataaataaagaaattaggagGAAAATAAATCTCTTTCTCTTTTCGGATTTTTATCTCATATGAAATCGAACTATAACATCGCTCCCAACATATTTATTCGATAATTCTCTCGCGGTGAATCCATATCTTCGTACTTAAATTTATACTTGATATtactatatctaatatttatatttttattataatatacaGACACTTAGTTAATAAAGCTTATAGGTGTGTGCGGAAATTCTAAAACCCAGCAGCCCGTTGCTAGCTTTGATGCCTCTTGCTGTTGGCCGAACCTTCTGCTCTTTTTATCCAACTCGAGCTTCGGATCTGTTCTTTATGCACAGTGCTAGAAATAAAGTAGATGAATCCCTCAGTGTAGTCGAAATAACTGAAAATATTCGGCAAAGATAATAGCcttttttggggaaaaaaaacTAGTCTCTTAATAGCATAAATGATTGTCGCTGCTCACAGCCATCTCGAACCTCCGTAACATTTGCAAATAtccaaaaataaataacataccgaactctatttaaaaaatagaaaatatgatattgtatttataaatatagtaAGTGCATTCGATATGTGGTGTGCCGAAATCAAGgtttcgacacacggtgtgccaaaaataTATAGGATAAATAGTATTCGACACATCATATACCGAATACGTGAAACCTCAAGTGTATTCTTGGTGTGTGCCAAATACGTCTAGATgccctgtattcggcacatggtgtgctaAATACGGACATAGTGTCATATTCAGCACACCTTATACCAAATATGGCCTACTCACCGTCTTGTCTGTCGGTCGGCTCCCTCCCGTGTTGAGTGCAGCGTGTTTCTATCGGTCGGCTCCCTCTGCCATAATTTAGTGAAAGCACAACTCGATTATATCGATCCATTGACTTGCAATAATGAAGATGCATATATGCAGGGTTGCTATAATTCGGTGAAAGCACAACTCGATTATATCGATTCACCAGCCTGCAATAATGGAGATGCATGAATGCAGGATTGCAGGTGCATTATTGATTGCAAAATTGCTTGATCATGCAAGCTCTTGTTTTTAAGATACATTTAGGAAACGGTAGCCTTTTGAATTATTGGTTGATTAGTTGGGTAATTCTACCCCCACATATTATCAAATTGGTGTTTCTTTTACacaaaagagttttttttttcatgtgtgGTCACAATGAATGGATGTAGCCGAATTTATCAAATTTACATTTATTAGTGTTTATTCTTCTAAAACAAATATGAATATTCCATTGTCGGCCACCCATCCGGCCACCCATTGAAGTTTTTGCAAGGCTATAAGGCAACTCTTCTTGTGTATCAtgatgtcctcctcccattcCTCACCAGGAAGGTCGATGATCTTGGAGGATTTGGCAAGGGACGAGTCGCCTTTGACGCCAGCTCCGCTCGCGGTGGTTCCCCCCGAGGGCAGACAATCTCAAAGTCCTTACGAGGTTAGAACTGGTCGCCGTCGTGCTTCCCTCGTTACAGAGAGGGTCTCCTCCTGTCAATCTCGTTGTCTCGGTTGAGATTATCGACATCTCTAACGACGAGGGGGGGGGATCGACTGGGAGAGGAGAATGCGAAGGAGGTGCAGAAGGAGGGTTAGTCGGGTTTGACGGCCACAGTCAGCAGCTCCGGTAGGGTCTTTGCACCAGCCACCCTCCCTGTCCCTTATGCAGGCCGTCGTTCGATTCCTGGGGCGATCACCTCCGCCCCAAggaagagtataagaggttccttgactcattcGAGGGTaagtaggggtccacatacttTGTAATTCTTGGAGTTGGTGGATCTTCATGATATACTAGAGTTAGGCGGAACTTTTCCATCAACCTAGCTCTAGCCACCCAAGACGAGAGGGAAAAACAAGCATGTAACAGGATAGTTACCTCAGTTGAATGTAATTGGATCGCATGTAACCaatcttttctatgaataaaaatGTTCTGGTCCTTTCTGATGGCCTCACCGATGGCTGGAAGACCACTCGGGAGCCTTGCGGGTTTTGGACTGTCCGATCCTAACCGTTGTTCAAAGTGTTCAGAGAGTTTTCCCTATGCTGTCGTTGCGAGTAGGCTCCGACTGGTCCGCCTTGTTCGCTAGTTAGGCTTTCGAAGCGTGGGACGACCCTTAGCACGACAAGTCCTTCGGCGGCAACCAATGCTCGGCTCAAGTGTGGACTTGTGACCTTGTGGTTGTTGTCCCAAGCTGTTTGTACCTTTGACATTACGTGAGCAATGATCCCACACTGTTCATGAGTCTTCGGCTATCTGGTCGTTTTTTCACTTTCTGGTCGTCAGGTCCCATAGTGGCCGTCGAGCGTTGTCGCGTGCAGTGGTCGGAGAGCCAATCTAGTGAAGGTTCACTGGTGGTCATgaaaatcctgcaaaacagagagtGTGATCTTTTGGGAAAAAATTTACAAGTTATATTCCACGCTCATCCAGAAGATtatgcaaaatagagaaacaagcTCATCTTAAGTAACACTATACATAGAACTTGTGCAGTAGGGTGATGTtctaggagttgtgtaattcacacTTGGGAGAAAATTTATTCCGATCGATCTTATTCTGAATTTTCCTAAGAATAAGGTCGCCTATAACTAGTCTTTGCTCCTGCACCTTGCGATTGTGATAGCGTCTAAGGCTTTGCTGATATTGGGCAACTCGAATTAGGGCGCACTCGCAAAACTCTTTGATCaggtttacatcatcctctcGCCGTGTCACCTGGTCATCGTtcgagtagttggccactcaAGGCGACTGAAAGGTGATCTCGgagggaagcattgcctctacgccaaaacaaggaagaaaggggtttgGCTATAGCCCTACTAGGAGTCGTTCACAGCGACCAGAGTATAATGGGTAATTCGTCCACCTAGCATCTTGAATAGCTTATAAGCCGGTCAAAGActcgggttttgatcccttgcagtatcatcacATTGGCTCTTTCGACATGTACGTTGCTCTGTGAGTGTGTCACCTACGCATAGCAAACTTTGGTCCTGATCTATTCGCAGTAGTTCTAGAAAGAACTATTGGAGAACCGAGTTCCGTTGTCCGTGACTATGCAATTTAGATTGTCAAACCGCACTACCATCCTTTGTATGAATTTAATCACTATTGTGGTAGTGATCTTCTTGACGGGCTCAACCTCTATCCACTTTGTGAATTTATCGATTATCATGAACAAGAATTCAAAACCACTCGAGGCTTTAaggaatggtcccacgatatcgagttCCCAGATAACGAAAGGCTAaaagagtggtatggtttgcagtaaTTAGGCTAATAGGTTGGTATGTCGGTCATGGTACTGATatgactcgcaccgtttcaccagctcgtaAGCATCGTGAGGGCAGTGGGTCAATAAAATCCTTGTTGTAATATTTTTCTGACCAGAGCATGGTACGAAGCGTAGCTTCCACATATACCTCCAtagatatcagagagcactatgctcccctcttcctgagtaaTGCACTTCAGCAAAAGGTCGTTGCTCCCCTGGTGGTAAAGACGTCCCTCTACCAATGAGTATATACGAGCTTGCcacgagaccttttctgctgacgcgCCATCATCAGAGGTTGCTCAATTCTGAAGACAATCTAAAATctaatccatccaggtcgtactcGAATCAAGCATGacaaccacatgatggccacccgaggtctaTGGCACAGAAGGTGGTGTTGCCTCTAGTACTCCGTTTTCAAGaagagcatccccttcacctttgCCCGAGACCATagtggatggtcgtgtgagtctttcttcaaagattccaACTGGAATAGGTTCGTGAGAAGAAACTAGATGGGCTAGCTCATCGGCTAGATAGTTGTCCTTGTGAGGGATGTGCTTGACTTCAAAACCGAAAAAACATTggtccttttgcacttggttaacaactaatagcgagtcccctatcggTAACAAGCGTTTAATACTAAGTGCAGAGGCTGCTCGCATTCTAGACAAGAGGCTctcatattctgcaatattgttagtggctgaaaaatataattgaactacgtacctaaGGAGGTCGCCAGTTCgtgaggtcaagaccactcTAGCCCCCGCTCCCTTCAGCGTAAACAatccatcgaagtgcatggtctagTGCAAGTCCGCCTCTGGTCGTTGTACCTACtcgggctcaaaggacgaccactcgACCATAAAGTgcttgggacttgatagccgttcgGAGGACGAACTTAAGATCGAACTCCctgagctctactgcccactttgctattcttcttgtcgcatccctattgtggagaatttctctaattgAGAGCGAAGAGATTACCCTAATTTTGTGGGtctggaagtagtgtctgaAATTCGAGAGACTATCAGAATTATGTACAACAGCTTCTAAGCCTGTGAGTACCGAGCCTTCACATCATGTAGGATCTCACTGATGTAGTATATTGGTCGTTGAAGACTTTCTCGCTCGACAACCAATACCACGCTCGTGACTTATGGGGTAGCTGAGCAAAAGCTCATCATCTGGTCGAGGTGCGGTCAGtacaggaggggaggagagatacctttttagatcttggaggGCCGTTTCCGCTTCTAGGGTCCACCAGAAGTGGTcgctcttcttcaggagcttgaagagcgaTAATCCCTTCTctcctagccttgagatgaacctgctcaaagctgtCACACTCCATGTTAGTTTTTGGACTTACTTTAGACTGGTAGGGGATTTCATCCAATAGATGGCTCTGATCTTATCAGGGTTTGCCTCTATCCCTTGACCGAAAATGAGTAacccgagcaacttccctgatgggactccaaacgtgcacttcttaGGGTTCAATTTCATGAGATACTTCTGAAGGTTGTCGAACATTTCCTGGAGGTTCGTGACCAGGTTGTCCTTGGTTATACTCTTGACAAACACATAATCAACATATGTCTCGATGTTTCTACCGAGTTGTGGTCGAAGAATGAACTGAATACAacgctggtaagtggcaccgacacttttcaaactaaaatgcatttttacataacaaaagacctgGAAGAGTGTCACAAAAGaagtcttctcctcatcttctctatacatgctaatctaGTGGTACCTCGAatgggcatctaagaagctaaGAAGATCACTGTCAatggttgagtcaacaagctgatCAATCTGAGGTAGAGAGAATAGATCTTTCGAACATGTTTTGTTGAGGACAGTAAAGTCgatgcacatcctccacttaccattgtgttttTGGACCATGACTGGATTAACCAGCCACTCTAGGTACTAtatttctcggatgaagcctgctttgaggagcttatcgatctccttacgaagtgcttccttttggTCGGTTATGAACCGATGAGCTCTTTGTTTGACCGGTCGTGTGTTAGGTCGCATGGACAAGctgtgctcgatcacatccctggAGACTGCATGCATATCAAatggactccatgaaaagacatcCGCGTTCGCCCGAAGGGaagtgatgagcgtgagttcctatttggggtatAGACCGGACCCTAACTGGACTATCCTGGTCAAGTCAGAGTCTTCAAGGCATACTTCCTTGAGCCGCTCGTCCTGGTTAGCAGCAACGTGAACCTTTACCGGGCGATGACTAGGTGTAGCATTCTCTAGCTGCAACTtgggagttagctcgaccagACTCCTCTTATCGTAATGTAGGGTCGTCTTTGCGCTGCCaaagatggtgatggccccGATTGGACCAGGGATCTTAATCACCTGATATGTGTAGTGGACAACGGCCATGAACTGTGCCATCGATGGTCGCCCTAGGATCGCGTTATAAGTGGTCCCGAAGTACGCCACATCAAACAGAACCTTTTTGATCCTGAAGTTACTTAGCGAGCCAAAAGTGACGGACAACTCGACCCGTCCCAAGGGCTTGGCCGAAGAGCCCGATATATCCTAAAGAAGGGGGAGACAATTTCAATGCGCTCCTTGAGATCTGCAAGGCGTCCAGTGCGTtggtgaagaggaggttgatggagctccctccatcgatcaacACATGATCCGGTCAGATTTTCTGAACGGTGGGTTCGACTACAATAGGGTAGTGACCAGGTCACTTGACACTCGTGGGGTGTTTGGCTTGACTGAAGGTAAGAGGTACCTCTGACCACTTCAACCGCGGGCTTGGTACTGGCGTGGTCGCCCACACTTCTCGTACCATCGACTTGTATTCCGTGTTCGAGGAATATGTCACGGCACCCCTGAAGATAtagtggaccatgtgatcgatCTGTTGATACCCTAGTGCTGACCGGTCGAGGTCAACCCCATCCTTACCATCCTCACCGTGCTTGGATTTACGCTCTCCAAGCTCCTTTGTTGATGATGCCGCATACAACCTTACACTCGATCAAGTCATGGACACCTGTGTGGTGGATCAGGTAGTAGCCACGACCCTTCTACCCCTCCCTTTTCTCGAAGCACCGATGTGGTCGACCAGTCTACTTGACCACCATGACGTTGGATGGTCCCTCCTTGCGTTTGTTCTTATTTTTCTCCTTCCAGTCGACTCCTTTGGAGGAGGCGGGCTAGTCGGAGGTTGGTCGTGACCTGGTGTCAATCTAACGTTCTTAGGCCTCGGCGGCCTCGGCGTACTTGTTTgtgagctcaaagagctcggtGGTGCTTTGGAATTCAGATTCTCAACCATCTTTTGGTATTTGACTCCTCTCTTAAATGCTATGACCACGGATTCAcctgtgatccttggaatggtgttttagCGCTCCATAAAGCTCCAAATAAAGTCTCGCAATGACTCACCTGTGGTTTCCTGACTTGTTACAGATCATCCTCGACCCCAGGTCATGCATATAATCCCTAGAAGTTAGCGACAAACTGGTCGCACAAATCCTATCAGGAGCGAACTGACTCACAGGGGAGATTCATAAGCTAGGACTGGGCTAGGGCCATGACTTTTCCGTGGCCTCTCGTGGTTTGCACCATGGTAGTGTAGATATGTAGGAACTTCTTagggttggtcgagccatcatacttttTGGCTAGGGTCGGCCAAAACTTGCCCAACCAGCGCACCTCCAGCAATCGAGCTGATAGTGCGTTGCACCCTGTTCTATAACGAGGAGTCACCCGCTGATGGGCGACAGCCCGAGCTCGGGGAGAAAGACGACGTTCACGCGGTCCTGGGGATGTGATGAAGGAATCTAACGCCTCGCTACGTGAAGAAGGAGAATGGTAGGGCTTCTTGCCATTTTCCTGCTCTGGTCAGACACGGTCCTCCTGCTCTCGTGTGGCCATATGGCTCTGGATCACGTCACGGAGGTCGTTTTGGCGTAGAGAATCGCGTAGATCAGAGGGTTGGCTGTCCTGACGCGGCAGGGGTCTTCGAACGCTCCCCGTTACTGAGGGAGGACAGGATCTTTCCTGACGTGGGGGTTGTCGTGATTCTTAGCGATCGCAACCTTCATCAGTCCTAGAAACATACGTGGTATTTGTTGCCATAGTTTGGCATCGAGTGGTCTCaaccaggagggcgaggtcACGCAACCATGGTGCAACTGGTGAACCCTCCGGTACTGCtaccggtgggtggctaagaagcattcACACAGTTTGCAGATTCTGTGCAGGcatcatggcctcatagtcgaACTGCCGAGCGCAAAGTTGTGACATATCGcgaggggggagcccccggcatTCGTGCGGTGTGACGACCTCGGTGACGACACCGCCAAATGCTGGGTCCTCTGCGGAAGCTCCTACAAGCGACGTTGTGGTGGTTGGAGCTGAGCTGCAGCGTCCACAGGTTCGACGCTGGTCTGGTTCTCCTCTGGGCGTGTGGCCTGGGAATCATCGCCGACACCCAAAAAACAGGAGCTTCTGCTGCCCCCtgttgcatgaactgtcatgcaaacttTCTGTTGAGCCTCTGAGCCCTCGAACTCTAATTCGGTGTCCCATTCCTAGAGCACatgggctcatctgggtcgtatcccatgatGAACACCTTGCGGTGATCGGGGTCCTCGGAACAAGACTCAACGATTACCGTGGATCTAACCATGGATAGCCCAATCTAATCTTCAACACCTATCGAAACGTAGAAACGTGCCCCCTACCTGACGCGTCAACTGTCGATGGTTAattcctgacaatgattctggggtgtaCCGGCCGATGGGCGCGTGAACGACGCTTGCGGTGTGCGCGCATTTGTGATTAACTAAAGAACACAAGGATTATCCAAGTTCAAGCCTCCCTAAGGATAGCAGTTctacgtcctatgtattttgttatcaatgTTTGTAAACTGGTTATAGATGAGTCTTTTTGACTCATACCTTCTCTTCTCTTTACATACTAGAAAGAAGTAGAACTTACTACTGGATCATGTTTAGCAGACCCATATTTGcctagatattctactcttagattATTAGTATGGAGAATTGGGTGAATCCAACTTGCCATGAGAGCTTTGCCTGTCCATCCCATCTGTGGAACACCGCCGCACCAGCCTCCCCGGTCACTGCAAGTTCGTCTGCCAAGTCGTCCCGTCCACAtgcaaaatcatccacttgtCCGGTCGTTCTGCAGATCATGTCTCATCTGTCGCATGGCGCAAGTCGGTCTGTAACATCTCACTccatagcaattaatgctacgggaaaGACGTTACCCATCTGCGTCGGCGAcgactttgttcgctggaggaggtgcttcgAGAAGGAAAAACTTTGAGTAGAcaccaataaatatgattaaacaTGTTAGGTATGGACGTCCCACGACTAGCCCTTACTAGTCGTGAGACCATATTATATTGCGAGGATACTGGCCGCGCAAACCTTACGATGGTCGTGCGAAACAAGGGCAGGTTGCTCTATAGGCCAGGGTTCAGAAAAAATCCCGCCAATTGTCATATTTCCTGTGGGACCCATTAGCTAGAATGTCTCCTTACTTAATACCCCGACAAtactgaaaggatcgaatagcccaagagggggggtgaattgggatattaaataaaacttctaccgcttaagaaAATAAAACTAAAAAGGAATGCGACTACGGGATTTAACAAGATAACTAATTAAGCAAAAATAACCAAGAGAGAAAATcttaaagaagaacttgcaatagtaACAATGCTCAAAGTAAGATGCGAGAAattaaatagttggagaagagaacaccgatttttttcccgaggtttcgagaagttggcacttccccctagtcctcgttagagcatccactaaggatgtagctcccccttgagtcaccaaggctcaagtgctccctcttgattaccccttctccatctccagattagCAGGTATCAAATCAAGTACACCTTCTTTTCCCgaggctcccacaattcctccaagagctcaccgagaaatcctccgatcaccaagaccatctaggtgttgctaaccaccaagagtaacaagcctcaagcttcacttgacaaagaccaagcc of Phragmites australis chromosome 3, lpPhrAust1.1, whole genome shotgun sequence contains these proteins:
- the LOC133913284 gene encoding ATP-sulfurylase 3, chloroplastic-like, with amino-acid sequence MATQAAFLATLPRLARPGRDSAGVAPARVGVAAAGVAKAGADAVRAGAAVAGRPKAVARGVRCRASLIEPDGGRLVDLVAPEEGGRRAALRREAAALPHRVRLGRVEKEWVHVLSEGWASPLRGFMREHEFLQALHFNAIRGEDGRMVNMSVPIVLTVGDAQRRAIQADGATRVVLVDDHDRPVAVLSDIEIYKHNKEERIARTWGTTAPGLPYVEEAITNADDWLIGGDLEVIEPIKYNDGLDQYRLSPAQLREEFARRNADAVFAFQLRNPVHNGHALLMTDTRRRLLKMGYKNPVLLLHPLGGFTKADDVPLSWRMRQHEKVLEEGVLNPESTVVAIFPSPMHYAGPTEVQWHAKARINAGANFYIVGRDPAGMSHPIEKRDLYDADHGKKVLSMAPGLERLNILPFKVAAYDTKQKKMDFFDPSRKDDFLFISGTKMRTLAKNRESPPDGFMCPGGWKVLVEYYDSLVPSEGNSKLREPVAA